A stretch of DNA from Flavobacteriaceae bacterium MAR_2009_75:
AACAAATTGTTGATCGAGCTAAATGAAAGAAAAGACCGAAATGCTCATTTCAAGACCGTTATAGCGCTGAATTTAAATGGTGAGCAAGTAATATTCAATGGCAAGGTAGAAGGTGAAATAACCTTAGAAAAACAAGGTAATAAAGGTTTTGGATATGACCCCATATTCAAACCTAAAGGATACTCGTCGACCTTTGCCCAATTATCAGTAGACCTGAAAAACAAAATTGGTCATCGGGGCAAGGCCATCAACCAACTTATAACTTATTTACAAACCAGCCCTTATGTCCCAAAATAGAAAAATAGAAGAAAGAGGAGGCGTACTGATTATTTTCTTCGTTGCATTATTGGCAATAATGAAGGTGATCAACAGCTCTTTTGAAAAACAAATAGTCGACGCGAGCAATAACGAAGTCAGTTATTCCGACTGGTACAATGCCAAAAGTATCAAACAGATTATGAAAGAAAGTGAACGTGACTATCTAAGTGCATTACTGAGCACATCAATATTAAGTCAGGAGAAATCATCTGATTTGAGAATGAAAATAGAAGACACCAAAGCCCTTATATTCAAGTATGAAGCCGAAAAGACTGAAATTCTTATGGGTTCAGCGAACATTCCACCAAGTGCTTGGGTACAAGATCTAGATGGCGAAATGGGCAAAATCATAGGTCTAAGAGAATGGCGAGAAACTTCGAGGCAATTAACCGAAACTGCAGCTAAAATAGACTTGGGCATTCTCTTTTTACAGATAAGCGTAGTGTTCGGTGTTATCTGCCTTATCATACAAGAAAATCAAAAACTTCAACAGACCTTTACATGGCTGATGATCGGGTCAGGTATAATAGGCATACTACTGTCGCTATACGGCTATGCATTATCGTTATAATCATCTATATTTCAAAAGATAACGTTTTGTAAATAAATAAGCTTACCTTTGCCGCTTATTTTTAACGCCGCCGGTATGGCAGGTGTTGCTTTGAGTCTACGGGTTATACGATAATCGCTCTACGCAACACACCTATTAGCGATTAAGTATACCTTTTATTATGACAAAATTTGAAGCACTAGGGCTTAACAAAGCCTTATTAGATGCTGTTGCCGATATGGGATTCGAAAGCCCTTCGGAAGTACAGGAAAAAGCAATCCCAATCTTATTGGAAAGCGAGACCGATTTGGTGGCCCTCGCACAGACCGGAACCGGTAAAACGGCCGCATTCGGTTTTCCTCTTATTCAAAAACTAGACAGTAAGAGTCGAACCACTCAAGGTTTGATTCTCTCCCCTACCAGAGAACTTTGTTTGCAGATTACAACTGAGATGCAAGCATACTCTAAATACGAGAAAGGTCTTAGTACCGTGGCTATTTATGGCGGAGCAAGTATTACGGAACAAGCCAGACAAATCAAACGTGGTGCACAAATAGTAGTTGCCACACCTGGCCGTATGAAAGATATGATCGGTCGCGGACTGGTAGACATCTCAAAAATCGATTATTGCATTCTCGATGAAGCTGACG
This window harbors:
- a CDS encoding XTP/dITP diphosphohydrolase, which translates into the protein MKLVFATHNQNKFLEVKRLVPQHITLYSLDDISCYEDIPETGNTLEENAKIKADYVTEKYDIPCFADDTGLLVDALNGQPGVYSARYAGPQKNTDDNMNKLLIELNERKDRNAHFKTVIALNLNGEQVIFNGKVEGEITLEKQGNKGFGYDPIFKPKGYSSTFAQLSVDLKNKIGHRGKAINQLITYLQTSPYVPK